In the Pedosphaera parvula Ellin514 genome, one interval contains:
- a CDS encoding MFS transporter, with the protein MTQRRWLRIIPVALIMYTISYVDRTNISLALDPNISSMMNDLLMDDRLKGIVAGIFFFGYVLLQIPGGYWATHWSPKKIISIFLVAWGICAVGCGLSRTFVHFGVMRFFLGVAESGVFPATTVLLANWFPRSERARANAYWNLCQPLAVAASAPFTGWLLGAYGWQRMIVIEGALPFIWLPIWIYFITDHPRDAKWISEEERTYLETTLKREIAELEPVKSVSMLERLLQPSIFVMIAIYFLHNCAAYGCMTFFTSGLKERGFSATQYGILFAIPYAVTAVIMVLNSWHSDKTHERRGHIALVYAMSGISLIASVLLRNHFWVSYAFMCLAIPGPFAAMAPFWAIPSETLPRAVMGLVVGLVNAFGNLGGFFGPYIVGWLKGKYHDISVPFNLLGVGMLLAAGLSLLLPKVPRQLRVIEEEVKQSGSVQGSLK; encoded by the coding sequence ATGACACAGAGACGTTGGCTCCGAATCATTCCAGTGGCACTGATCATGTACACGATTTCGTACGTGGATCGGACGAATATTTCACTGGCTTTGGATCCTAACATCTCCTCCATGATGAATGACCTGCTCATGGACGACCGGCTAAAGGGAATCGTGGCCGGGATCTTCTTCTTCGGCTACGTTCTGCTCCAAATTCCTGGCGGCTATTGGGCTACGCACTGGAGTCCTAAAAAGATCATTAGCATCTTTCTCGTGGCTTGGGGTATCTGCGCTGTCGGGTGCGGTCTTTCCAGAACCTTCGTGCATTTTGGAGTAATGCGTTTTTTCCTTGGTGTTGCAGAAAGTGGCGTTTTTCCCGCGACTACCGTTCTGCTCGCCAATTGGTTTCCCCGTTCCGAGCGAGCTCGCGCCAATGCTTATTGGAACCTCTGCCAACCTCTGGCAGTTGCGGCCTCGGCTCCGTTCACAGGCTGGTTGTTAGGGGCTTATGGATGGCAAAGAATGATCGTCATCGAAGGTGCGCTTCCATTTATTTGGTTGCCGATCTGGATTTATTTCATCACGGATCATCCGCGAGATGCCAAATGGATCTCAGAGGAAGAGCGCACTTACCTCGAGACAACCCTCAAACGGGAAATCGCGGAACTGGAACCAGTGAAGTCCGTATCGATGCTCGAGAGGCTTTTGCAGCCCAGCATCTTTGTGATGATTGCCATCTATTTCCTTCACAATTGCGCTGCTTACGGATGCATGACCTTCTTCACCAGCGGCTTGAAGGAGAGAGGGTTTAGCGCTACCCAGTATGGAATTCTTTTCGCCATCCCGTATGCAGTGACGGCCGTCATAATGGTCCTGAACTCCTGGCATTCCGATAAAACTCACGAACGGCGCGGACATATTGCCTTGGTTTATGCCATGAGTGGCATCAGCCTGATTGCCAGCGTGCTCTTGCGCAATCATTTCTGGGTTTCTTATGCCTTCATGTGTCTGGCAATCCCAGGACCGTTTGCCGCCATGGCTCCGTTCTGGGCCATCCCAAGTGAAACCCTTCCGCGTGCTGTTATGGGCCTGGTGGTTGGACTTGTGAATGCATTCGGCAACCTGGGCGGTTTCTTCGGCCCTTACATCGTGGGATGGTTGAAGGGCAAGTATCATGACATCTCCGTGCCCTTCAATCTCCTCGGTGTCGGCATGCTGCTGGCGGCAGGACTCTCCCTGCTGCTCCCTAAAGTCCCCCGCCAACTTCGGGTTATTGAAGAAGAAGTAAAACAATCAGGATCGGTTCAAGGCTCTCTCAAATAA
- a CDS encoding YjhG/YagF family D-xylonate dehydratase, with product MSASVEILESASPSIYQIQTKAKGPVGQLPLTEDLLLNRPSGDLFGLTQNAGMGWNPSELGRKQFLILSTQGGLRAPDGQPIALGYHTGHWEIGLLVKEAAEEFRRLKAIPFAAYCSDPCDGRTQGTTGMFDSLPYRNDAAIIFRRLARSLPQRAGVMGVATCDKGLPAMMMALAGMRDLPCILVPGGVTLPPETGEDAGTIQTIGARFAHGTISLEEAADLGCRACASPGGGCQFLGTAATSQVVGEALGMSLPHSALAPSGQPVWLDMATRSARALCELEAGRKTMAHILTDASIRNAMVVHAAFGGSTNLLLHIPAIAHAAGLRIPTVEDWIEVNRRVPRLVSVLPNGPVHHPTVRVFLAGGVPEVMLHLRRLGLLETKVLTVAGRTLDDVLNWWEKSERRQQFREILKGADGVEPDEVIMSPEMAKACGMTSTLTFPRGNLAPEGSVVKSAAIDPSVVDADGVYRKEGPARIFVNEKDAMAAIKQNRIQAGDIMVLVGIGPMGTGMEETYQVTSALKHLPFGKHVALITDARFSGVSTGACIGHVGPEGLAGGPIGKLCEGDVIRIEIDRNNMQGSVNLVGEGLKRFTPEEGAIVLSKRSSRKDLAANPALPDDTRLWAALQMAGGGTWAGCVYDVERIVETLQAGQRALGKHTGNEVNKF from the coding sequence ATGAGCGCGAGTGTGGAAATTCTGGAATCGGCTTCACCGTCGATTTATCAGATTCAAACCAAAGCGAAGGGCCCGGTTGGGCAATTACCCTTGACGGAAGATTTGCTGTTGAATCGTCCGAGCGGCGATCTCTTTGGCCTTACTCAGAATGCAGGCATGGGATGGAATCCTTCCGAATTGGGACGAAAGCAGTTTCTGATTCTGAGCACGCAGGGCGGTTTGCGCGCGCCTGATGGACAACCGATTGCACTGGGATATCACACAGGACATTGGGAGATCGGACTGCTCGTGAAGGAAGCAGCAGAAGAGTTTCGCAGGCTCAAAGCGATACCTTTTGCTGCCTATTGTTCAGACCCTTGCGATGGCCGCACACAAGGTACGACCGGCATGTTTGACAGCCTCCCGTATCGCAATGATGCGGCGATTATTTTTCGCAGACTTGCGCGATCGCTGCCACAAAGGGCAGGGGTGATGGGCGTGGCCACCTGTGACAAGGGTCTTCCAGCCATGATGATGGCACTCGCGGGAATGCGAGACCTTCCCTGTATTCTGGTTCCAGGAGGAGTGACATTGCCGCCAGAAACGGGTGAAGATGCAGGCACCATCCAAACCATCGGAGCCCGATTTGCACATGGAACAATTTCTTTGGAAGAAGCTGCCGACCTTGGTTGCCGGGCGTGTGCTTCACCTGGCGGCGGATGCCAGTTTTTGGGAACGGCGGCCACCTCGCAAGTGGTTGGCGAAGCGTTGGGCATGTCTTTGCCTCATTCTGCACTGGCTCCATCGGGGCAGCCTGTCTGGCTCGATATGGCGACCCGTTCGGCGCGCGCGCTGTGCGAGCTGGAAGCGGGCAGGAAGACCATGGCCCACATTCTTACCGATGCCAGCATTCGGAATGCGATGGTGGTGCATGCCGCCTTTGGAGGCTCAACTAATTTGTTATTACACATCCCGGCGATTGCGCATGCAGCTGGTTTGAGAATTCCGACTGTGGAGGATTGGATTGAAGTCAATCGGCGTGTGCCACGATTGGTGAGCGTCTTGCCGAATGGTCCAGTGCATCATCCGACTGTGCGAGTTTTTCTAGCCGGAGGTGTGCCGGAAGTCATGCTCCATTTGCGCCGACTGGGCTTGCTGGAAACCAAGGTGCTAACGGTTGCTGGCAGGACTTTGGATGACGTTCTGAACTGGTGGGAGAAGTCAGAGAGGCGGCAACAGTTCCGCGAGATTTTGAAGGGGGCAGATGGAGTTGAACCTGATGAGGTCATCATGTCTCCCGAAATGGCCAAAGCTTGTGGCATGACCAGCACGTTGACTTTCCCGCGAGGGAATCTTGCTCCGGAAGGTTCGGTTGTAAAGAGTGCGGCGATTGATCCTTCAGTTGTGGATGCCGATGGAGTTTATCGTAAGGAGGGGCCGGCGCGCATTTTCGTGAACGAGAAGGATGCGATGGCAGCCATCAAGCAAAACCGCATTCAGGCCGGAGACATTATGGTCCTGGTTGGGATCGGGCCAATGGGCACGGGCATGGAGGAGACGTACCAGGTGACCAGTGCGTTGAAACATTTACCGTTTGGAAAGCACGTGGCATTGATTACGGATGCGCGTTTTTCGGGCGTGTCCACAGGCGCATGCATTGGTCACGTGGGGCCGGAAGGCCTGGCGGGCGGTCCAATTGGCAAGCTGTGTGAGGGAGATGTCATTCGCATTGAAATCGATCGGAACAACATGCAGGGAAGCGTCAACCTTGTGGGAGAGGGATTAAAGCGTTTTACTCCCGAAGAAGGAGCGATCGTGTTGTCAAAGCGGTCGTCGCGCAAGGACCTGGCAGCCAATCCCGCTTTGCCGGATGATACCCGGCTTTGGGCCGCGCTGCAGATGGCTGGCGGAGGGACGTGGGCTGGCTGTGTTTACGACGTGGAGCGTATCGTTGAAACTTTGCAAGCGGGGCAACGCGCTTTGGGAAAGCACACCGGGAATGAAGTAAATAAATTCTAG